The sequence below is a genomic window from Streptomyces sp. V1I1.
GCACCGTCTGTCTGCTGCTCGCCGACCGGCTCGCGGAGGCGTACGCGCAGATCAAGGCGGCGGACAAGCTCCAGCAGTCGCTCTCACTCGCCACCAGGCCCGACGTGGACATCCACGGCTTCCCCTTCCTCACCCAGCTCATCGACGAGCGGATCGACCAGGTCGACGTCACGGTGCCGGATGTCTCAGCCGACCGTGTCTCGCTCGCCGAAGTGCGGGCCACCGCCAAGGACGTACGCATCGTCGGCGACGCCCCGACCTCCATCAAGGGCGCCGTCATCGGCAACCTCGACGGCGAGGTGCTGCTCTCCTTCGACGACCTCAACCGCGAACTGGGCGCCTCACAGCTCCGGTTCACCGGCAGCGGCGCCGACGGGGTGCGCGTGAACGGCGAACTCGCCATCGCCGGACAGGAACTGCGCGTACGTGCCCGTGCGCACATCCGGCGCGACAACAGCCGGGCCCTCACCACCACCCTCGACAACATGCAGCTCGACATTCCCGGTGTCGCCACCTATCGGCCCGGCAAGGACGCAGACCATTCGGGACTGCGGCTGCACCGCGAGACGGCCGAGCGGATCAGCCGCGAAGCAGCCCGCGCGAAGGCACTGCTGGCGGTGCCCGCCATCGTGGACCGGCTCGGAGTGCCCAAGGAGCAGGTGCGCCGGGCGCTGCGGAGCGAGGAGGAACTCCACCGGCTCACCGGAGCGCCGAAGTTCGCCGAACGTCTGATGAAGGTCAACCTCGTCGATGTGGTGATCGCGCATCCACAACTGCTGGAGAAAGCGGGCATCGACCCCGCGCTGGTCAAGGGACTGCTCGCGGTCAGGC
It includes:
- a CDS encoding DUF2993 domain-containing protein; translation: MRPPTRISAHSRNPYEELAQLADPEPDYANYVPRDPLELGLTSDLDDEDDWSPPNHRGQSRLAALPAVVKLTVAALLCTVCLLLADRLAEAYAQIKAADKLQQSLSLATRPDVDIHGFPFLTQLIDERIDQVDVTVPDVSADRVSLAEVRATAKDVRIVGDAPTSIKGAVIGNLDGEVLLSFDDLNRELGASQLRFTGSGADGVRVNGELAIAGQELRVRARAHIRRDNSRALTTTLDNMQLDIPGVATYRPGKDADHSGLRLHRETAERISREAARAKALLAVPAIVDRLGVPKEQVRRALRSEEELHRLTGAPKFAERLMKVNLVDVVIAHPQLLEKAGIDPALVKGLLAVRPPELSERLSLSFELPDSLSELRLRDITVERDGIKARVAGSGLRVGDAARTGK